The following is a genomic window from Pseudomonas purpurea.
CAACATCTGTGTTCACACAGGTCCACGTGGGAGCGAGCTTGCTCGCGAAGAGGCCACGTCAGACAACAAAGATCTCAGGTGAACTCGAAGGTATCGGCATCCAGGTTCGCTGGAAACCGCGTGCGATAAGCCGCCAGTTCCGCAGCGTCCAGCACCACCTGAAACACGCCATCCGCCTCACCGGCGCTGAGCAATGTCTCTCCCTGGAAATCCAGTACCTGACTGTCACCGGTATAGGCGAAGCCCTTGCCATCAGTGCCGATACGATTCACTGCCGCCACATAGCACAGGTTTTCGATGGCTCGCGCCGGCAACAGCCGATTCCAGTGCTGACGGCGTGCGCCCGGCCAGTTGGCGGTGTACAGCAGCAGATCGGTGTCCTGAGCATCGCGGCTCCACACCGGGAAACGCAGGTCGTAGCAAATCAGCGGACGAATCCGCCAGCCCTTGAGTTCGAACTGCACCTGACGCTCACCCGGCGTGTAGTGATTGTGCTCGCCGGCCATGCGAAACAGATGGCGCTTGTCGTAATGCCAGACTTCACCGTCCGGCCGCGCCCACAACAAGCGGTTGCGATGACTGCCATCGGCCGCCTGGACGATCACACTGCCGGTGATCACCGCATCGAGCCTGGCTGCCTGCGCCCGCATCCATTTGCTGGTCGGACCGTTTTCCGACTCCGCCAGGGTTTCGGACTCCATGGAAAACCCGGTGGTGAACATCTCCGGCAGGATCACCAGGTCAGCGCCTCGCGCCTGCTCCAGCAATTGCTCGAAATGCTCGAGGTTGGCCTGCCGGTCATGCCAGGCCAATGTGGTCTGGACAAGTGCGACGTTCAGATTGGGCAAGGCACTCAGATCACGCATAGCTTTTCCGCTGCCTGACGCAGCGTCTCC
Proteins encoded in this region:
- a CDS encoding amidohydrolase; translated protein: MRDLSALPNLNVALVQTTLAWHDRQANLEHFEQLLEQARGADLVILPEMFTTGFSMESETLAESENGPTSKWMRAQAARLDAVITGSVIVQAADGSHRNRLLWARPDGEVWHYDKRHLFRMAGEHNHYTPGERQVQFELKGWRIRPLICYDLRFPVWSRDAQDTDLLLYTANWPGARRQHWNRLLPARAIENLCYVAAVNRIGTDGKGFAYTGDSQVLDFQGETLLSAGEADGVFQVVLDAAELAAYRTRFPANLDADTFEFT